The proteins below are encoded in one region of Sander lucioperca isolate FBNREF2018 chromosome 11, SLUC_FBN_1.2, whole genome shotgun sequence:
- the hykk.2 gene encoding hydroxylysine kinase, producing MSSKHAKPNFSQSQVVEIVKRVFRLTPSEIRSLQSYDDQNVYVADIEGGEYVLKIMNSEDSKNSALIEMQNYAMTVLHQHGLPAQTALPTASGQLMSLEEVDCGYGCQKYLVRLLTYLPGITISKVPLTPQLLYETGKTAARMDKILQEMEHPHLGVLQRENFIWSLSNVPLLNAYINLLDGDPLEEAVKSVIHQYKTSVVPNRSNFRKCINHGDFNDLNVLVQPDESDGHRISGILDFGDMNSGYYIYELAIAIMYMMTEHPTPIEVGGPVLAGWESVLPLNEAEKDCLYVLVLSRFCQSLVLARHSVILHPENAEYLMITSRKGVHIFHQLWELGKEQVEKVWFQSAAQFSDRK from the exons ATGTCATCGAAGCATGCCAAGCCCAACTTCAGCCAGTCTCAGGTGGTTGAGATAGTGAAGAGGGTCTTCAGGCTGACGCCTTCAGAAATCCGCTCTCTGCAGAGCTACGATGACCAGAATGTCTATGTGGCGGATATCGAGGGTGGCGAGTACGTCCTGAAGATAATGAATTCAGAAGACAGTAAGAACTCTGCCCTGATTGAGATGCAGAACTATGCAATGACCGTCCTGCACCAGCATGGACTCCCTGCCCAAACAGCCCTGCCCACTGCCTCCGGACAGCTCATGAGCCTGGAAGAAGTAG ATTGTGGCTATGGCTGTCAGAAGTACCTGGTGCGGCTGCTGACTTATTTGCCTGGAATCACTATTTCCAAGGTTCCTTTAACACCACAGTTACTCTATGAAACCGGCAAGACGGCAGCCAGAATGGACAAAATCCTACAAGAG aTGGAGCACCCTCATCTTGGcgtgctgcagagagagaactTCATATGGAGTCTGTCAAATGTTCCACTCCTAAACGCATACATCAATTTATTAGATGGAGATCCTCTTGAGGAGGCTGTGAAGTCTGTCATTCATCAGTACAAGACCTCTGTGGTCCCTAATCGCTCCAATTTCCGCAAGT GCATTAACCATGGTGACTTCAATGACCTCAATGTGCTTGTACAACCTGACGAGAGTGACGGCCACAGGATTTCTGGCATCCTTGACTTTGGGGACATGAACAGTGGCTACTACATCTATGAGCTAGCCATCGCTATCATGTACATGATGACGGAGCACCCTACACCCATAGAGGTGGGTGGACCTGTCCTCGCGGGCTGGGAAAGTGTCCTTCCCCTTAACGAGGCAGAGAAAGATTGTCTTTATGTGCTGGTGCTGTCCCGCTTCTGCCAGTCGTTGGTTTTAGCTCGTCACTCTGTGATCTTGCATCCTGAAAATGCAGAGTATCTGATGATTACATCTAGGAAGGGCGTCCACATTTTCCATCAACTCTGGGAGCTTGGAAAGGAGCAGGTAGAGAAGGTGTGGTTTCAGAGTGCAGCTCAATTCAGTGACAGGAAGTGA